TGTGCTTCTTCTACTACCTGTTGGATTTTTTGAAGTTCCTCATCTTCTGGATCTGGAAGTTCTCCACTTAAATTATCATATAAGTCGTCAATAATACCATCGGTGGATTCAATAGCAGAGATCTCATCTGCATTATCTTCCCTTGCGGCTGCTATTGCACTGTCTGGGTCATAAATTGTGTGCCCTTCATAATATGTTTTACCATCGATATAAGCATCCCAATAATCCACATAATCTGAACCTAACATTCCAACTTGGTATGCGTTTGTTACAATAGCGCTGTAATAACTATAAGCGTCCTCTTTGTATTGAGCGATTGCCTCCTGTTTTTCTTTTTCTGCTTGGATAGAACTATAAATAAAATATCCGGCAATTCCACCAGCAATTAAGAGGATAGCTAACACGATAGAAAGGATAATAACTAGTTTCTTTTTGCTTTTCTTTTGCGGTGTCATTCCCATTGGGGGAACTCCTGGTGGGATAAAATTAGGGTCTGTTGGTATCATATCAGGCTGTGGTTGACCATCTACAGGTATTCCAGCATTTGGGTTAAATTGGTTTGAAATTGGTTGCACTGGATGCCCACATAGGGAGCAAAAATTTTCGCTCTCTTGGATTGGAGAACCACAATTTTGACAGAAACTTGGTGAAACCATTTCTGTCTGTTCTTTTAAATCTGTTTGCTCCGTTGGCAATTCCTGTTCTACTGGTTCTGTTTCAACAGATGCTTCTACTGACTGTTCAGTGGTTTCCTGTTTTTTTCGATATTCTGAACATGTTTCAATACAGCATCCATGGCTGGTTTCCCAACACTCTTTATGGTAAACGGTACCACATCCTGGGCAAATTATGGTTTCCTGCTCCCCAATTTCTTTTTGGCATATAGGGCATATTGGATTTTTGGTTTCCTCCATACCATACTCCTCCTTCTTCATTTATCAATAATATCATATCATATTTCCCTATATTTTTCAATTCAAAATCACAACTCCTGTTGTTTTTTTGAATATTTTGTCGATATTTCTAACTGTACCATTATATTCTGTGCAAAAGCAATATAATAAAAACCCTCTATGTATTTGGATTA
This is a stretch of genomic DNA from Clostridium facile. It encodes these proteins:
- a CDS encoding RING finger protein, coding for MEETKNPICPICQKEIGEQETIICPGCGTVYHKECWETSHGCCIETCSEYRKKQETTEQSVEASVETEPVEQELPTEQTDLKEQTEMVSPSFCQNCGSPIQESENFCSLCGHPVQPISNQFNPNAGIPVDGQPQPDMIPTDPNFIPPGVPPMGMTPQKKSKKKLVIILSIVLAILLIAGGIAGYFIYSSIQAEKEKQEAIAQYKEDAYSYYSAIVTNAYQVGMLGSDYVDYWDAYIDGKTYYEGHTIYDPDSAIAAAREDNADEISAIESTDGIIDDLYDNLSGELPDPEDEELQKIQQVVEEAQTSYDELYNTVIYISGSYITYISDLNQDLKDLNSVVEDMKSVIPNPNDTSSKEA